A genomic segment from Stappia indica encodes:
- a CDS encoding DUF2059 domain-containing protein, which translates to MAAATAAAMVLSLAQAATAQETFSDEHIAAAREAVQSAQAIRAFDDVLPLMAERTRGLFIQNDPANTAMIDEVVTDVALKLADRRPELNRVVYEVWARRFTVEELKELAAFYNTPLGQKYSRVEPELRALSIGAAKQWGDAISTEMVTLVREELTKRQEAQQTQPTEAPAQ; encoded by the coding sequence ATGGCCGCAGCCACGGCGGCGGCGATGGTTCTCTCGCTCGCCCAGGCGGCGACCGCCCAGGAAACCTTCTCCGACGAACATATCGCCGCAGCGCGCGAGGCCGTGCAGTCGGCCCAGGCGATCCGCGCGTTCGATGACGTGCTGCCGCTGATGGCCGAGCGCACCCGCGGCCTGTTCATCCAGAACGACCCGGCCAACACGGCGATGATCGACGAGGTTGTCACCGATGTCGCGCTGAAGCTGGCCGACCGCCGTCCGGAGCTGAACCGCGTCGTCTACGAGGTCTGGGCCCGCCGCTTCACCGTCGAGGAGCTGAAGGAGCTTGCCGCCTTCTACAACACGCCGCTCGGCCAGAAATACTCACGCGTCGAGCCGGAGCTGCGCGCTCTGTCGATCGGTGCGGCCAAGCAGTGGGGCGATGCGATCTCGACCGAGATGGTGACCCTGGTGCGCGAGGAACTGACCAAGCGCCAGGAAGCCCAGCAGACCCAGCCGACGGAAGCCCCGGCCCAGTAA
- a CDS encoding methyl-accepting chemotaxis protein, producing the protein MQTDAGPGHDASRTPASEDKSSGEALSLARDQQTALTLDLIESDLRTAANGIGTGAEELRARVGEQLLLLSDIRGHSQALHSETRHADETAQQLSASVEQLVSASNEIDAQVRNSSRLAEEAREVADTANTGIQELKSAIDDIANVVRLISDVAKQTNLLALNATIEAARAGEAGRGFAVVANEVKALSVETQNATDEIVANIARLQTSAEGSIRAVDRIIGVIGEILPSFSAVAEAVGQQMETSRSVGETAQETADFVRAVTEKVSTIAEATDSAERAGEAAGEASRTMLAMGNSLSSRFTMMIRQTAIGDRRRDDRLPAELTGTLAQAGRTIRIKTLDLSTGGALLVPQEGEARAQTGPASAELTGLGRTDLQVVAVSDLGMHCAFDRPDENFATRLGELLARVRGELAPSIERAQDGARRVTEAMEAAVSSGNLSLEALFDTDYRPIADTNPRQVSNRALTVLERILPPIQEDILSGARGTGLVFCVAVDRNAYLPVHNAIYSQPQRPGDPTWNAANCRNRRIFDDRAGLSAARNTRPFLVQTYPRDMGNGTIIWMREIDAPITVSGRHWGGFRTAYKL; encoded by the coding sequence TTGCAGACTGACGCAGGTCCAGGACACGATGCGTCCCGCACACCGGCCAGTGAGGACAAGTCTTCCGGCGAGGCGCTCTCGCTCGCCCGCGACCAGCAGACGGCGCTGACCCTCGATCTGATCGAGTCGGACCTGCGCACCGCCGCAAACGGCATCGGCACGGGCGCGGAAGAGTTGCGCGCCCGCGTCGGCGAGCAATTGCTGCTGCTTTCGGATATCCGCGGCCACTCCCAGGCGCTGCACAGCGAGACGCGCCATGCCGACGAGACTGCCCAGCAGCTGTCCGCCTCGGTCGAGCAGCTGGTGTCGGCGAGCAACGAAATCGACGCGCAGGTGCGCAATTCCTCGCGTTTGGCCGAGGAGGCACGCGAAGTCGCCGACACCGCCAACACCGGAATCCAGGAGCTGAAGAGCGCCATCGACGACATCGCCAATGTCGTCCGCCTGATCTCCGACGTCGCCAAGCAGACCAACTTGCTCGCCCTCAATGCCACCATCGAGGCCGCCCGTGCCGGCGAGGCCGGGCGGGGATTTGCGGTCGTCGCCAACGAGGTGAAGGCGCTGTCGGTCGAAACCCAGAACGCCACCGACGAGATCGTCGCCAATATCGCCCGCCTGCAGACCTCGGCCGAGGGGAGTATCCGCGCCGTCGACCGCATCATCGGCGTGATCGGCGAGATCCTGCCGAGCTTTTCCGCCGTCGCCGAAGCCGTCGGCCAGCAGATGGAAACCTCGCGCTCCGTCGGCGAAACGGCGCAGGAAACCGCCGATTTCGTGCGGGCCGTCACCGAAAAGGTGTCGACCATCGCCGAGGCCACGGACAGCGCCGAGCGCGCCGGCGAGGCCGCCGGCGAAGCTTCCCGTACCATGCTGGCGATGGGGAATAGTCTGAGCAGCCGGTTCACGATGATGATCCGCCAGACCGCGATCGGCGACCGGCGCCGCGACGACCGGCTGCCGGCGGAACTGACCGGCACCCTTGCCCAGGCCGGCCGCACCATCCGCATCAAGACGCTCGACCTGTCCACGGGCGGGGCGCTGCTTGTGCCCCAGGAGGGCGAGGCGCGCGCGCAGACCGGGCCGGCCAGCGCCGAGCTCACCGGCCTTGGCCGCACCGACCTGCAGGTGGTCGCCGTTTCGGACCTTGGCATGCACTGCGCGTTCGACAGGCCGGACGAGAATTTCGCCACACGTCTCGGCGAATTGCTGGCGCGGGTGCGGGGAGAACTCGCCCCCTCCATCGAGCGTGCCCAGGACGGCGCGCGCCGCGTCACCGAGGCGATGGAGGCGGCCGTATCCTCAGGCAACCTGTCGCTGGAGGCGCTGTTCGACACGGATTACCGGCCGATTGCCGACACCAATCCCCGCCAGGTCTCCAACCGCGCGCTCACCGTGCTGGAGCGCATCCTGCCGCCGATCCAGGAGGATATCCTGTCGGGCGCCAGGGGAACCGGCCTCGTCTTCTGCGTCGCCGTCGACCGCAACGCCTATCTGCCGGTGCACAATGCGATTTATTCCCAGCCCCAGCGGCCCGGCGACCCGACGTGGAACGCCGCCAATTGCCGCAACCGGCGGATCTTCGACGACCGTGCAGGACTGAGCGCTGCGCGCAACACGCGCCCCTTCCTGGTGCAGACCTATCCCCGCGACATGGGCAACGGCACGATCATCTGGATGCGCGAGATCGACGCGCCTATCACCGTTTCCGGCCGCCACTGGGGCGGGTTCCGCACCGCCTACAAGCTGTGA
- the rpiA gene encoding ribose-5-phosphate isomerase RpiA, producing the protein MSEELKRKAAEAALEEVTSGMRLGIGTGSTAEQFVRALAEKVREGFSVIGVPTSERTAALCTELGVPLTTLDDCPELDLTIDGADELDLQLRLIKGGGGALLREKIVATSSLRMIVIADASKKVARLGAFPLPVEVVPFGLGATRNAIARALSGLGYDAPILLRGGDTPFVTDGGHHILDIDLREITDADALSRALLDIPGVVDHGLFLGIADVAYLAGANGVERLVPAAGEEN; encoded by the coding sequence ATGAGCGAAGAGCTGAAGCGAAAGGCCGCCGAGGCGGCGCTGGAAGAAGTGACGTCGGGCATGCGGCTCGGCATCGGCACCGGGTCGACGGCGGAGCAGTTTGTCCGCGCGCTGGCGGAGAAGGTCCGCGAGGGATTCTCGGTGATCGGCGTGCCGACGTCGGAGCGCACCGCGGCGCTGTGCACCGAGCTCGGCGTGCCCTTGACCACGCTGGACGACTGTCCCGAACTCGATCTCACCATCGACGGGGCGGACGAGCTGGACCTGCAGCTGCGCTTGATCAAGGGCGGCGGCGGTGCCTTGCTGCGCGAGAAGATCGTCGCAACCTCCTCGCTGCGCATGATCGTCATCGCCGATGCCAGCAAGAAGGTGGCGCGGCTCGGCGCCTTCCCGCTGCCGGTCGAGGTGGTGCCCTTCGGCCTCGGCGCGACGCGCAATGCGATCGCCCGTGCGCTCTCGGGTCTTGGCTACGATGCGCCGATCCTGCTGCGCGGCGGCGATACGCCCTTTGTCACCGACGGCGGCCACCATATTCTCGACATCGATTTGCGCGAGATCACCGACGCGGACGCCCTGTCGCGGGCGCTGCTCGATATCCCGGGGGTGGTGGACCACGGACTCTTTCTCGGCATCGCAGATGTCGCCTATCTGGCCGGGGCAAACGGCGTCGAACGCCTTGTCCCCGCAGCCGGCGAGGAAAACTGA